A section of the Pseudovibrio sp. M1P-2-3 genome encodes:
- a CDS encoding YqaE/Pmp3 family membrane protein, producing MFGVYLMRLILAILLPFVVFFTIKRPIQGIFCFILQITILGWIPAAIWAVYALSQYNTDKKLLEMQHLDKQ from the coding sequence ATGTTCGGAGTTTATTTAATGCGTTTAATCTTGGCTATATTACTGCCATTTGTTGTGTTCTTCACAATCAAACGCCCCATACAGGGAATCTTCTGCTTTATTTTACAGATAACAATACTGGGGTGGATACCTGCAGCCATTTGGGCTGTTTATGCTCTTAGCCAATATAATACGGATAAAAAACTCCTAGAAATGCAGCATCTGGACAAACAGTAA
- a CDS encoding translation initiation factor 2, whose protein sequence is MSKLFYVGGIVAAGIMLQGCGTVVRGTSEDVVINVEPAHAKVTSTTAHTCTGPCVIKVSRKQEMTLTASAPGYQTEVLNVGTRVSGKGAAGMAGNVLIGGFVGMGVDAASGATLDHYPNPVYFSLERGKGKKTITAEEASKPNS, encoded by the coding sequence GCGGTATCGTTGCCGCAGGCATCATGCTGCAAGGTTGCGGCACAGTTGTGCGTGGAACCAGCGAAGACGTTGTTATCAATGTAGAGCCGGCACATGCCAAAGTGACATCTACGACAGCTCATACATGTACAGGTCCTTGTGTCATTAAAGTTTCCCGCAAGCAGGAAATGACTTTGACAGCCTCAGCTCCCGGCTATCAGACCGAAGTTTTGAATGTTGGCACTCGTGTGAGCGGTAAAGGTGCAGCTGGCATGGCCGGAAATGTGCTTATTGGCGGCTTTGTTGGTATGGGTGTTGATGCAGCAAGCGGTGCAACTTTGGACCACTATCCGAACCCAGTTTACTTCAGCCTTGAGCGCGGCAAGGGTAAAAAGACCATCACCGCTGAAGAAGCCTCAAAGCCAAACTCCTGA